The Kitasatospora sp. NBC_00374 genome has a segment encoding these proteins:
- a CDS encoding cytochrome P450, with protein sequence MTSSPFADPAFYADRYPTYAALRAATDLFATGDHRRIDAASHAVAGYMSELISSKRTRPDRSLLSDLIAVHDEDADRLSEDELLSLAVLLLVAGHETTTAAIGNAVLALLRHPAELEHLRTSPHGIRTAVDELLRYDSPVSIATWRWAPDEVDLSGTPVPAGSPVFVCPGAANRDPGRFPDPDRLDLGRANAASHLAFGHGIHRWLTRRSRSCSASSSSASPVCT encoded by the coding sequence ATGACTTCCTCCCCTTTCGCCGACCCGGCGTTCTACGCCGACCGCTACCCCACCTACGCCGCCCTGCGCGCGGCGACCGACCTGTTCGCCACCGGCGACCACCGGCGGATCGACGCCGCGTCCCACGCCGTGGCCGGCTACATGTCGGAGCTGATCAGCAGCAAGCGCACGCGCCCGGACCGCTCGCTGCTCTCCGACCTGATCGCAGTCCACGACGAGGACGCCGACCGGCTCAGCGAGGACGAGCTGCTCTCCCTGGCCGTGTTGCTGCTGGTCGCCGGCCACGAGACCACCACCGCGGCGATCGGCAACGCCGTGCTGGCGCTGCTCCGGCACCCCGCCGAGCTGGAGCACCTGCGCACAAGCCCACACGGCATCCGGACCGCCGTCGACGAGCTCCTCCGGTACGACTCCCCGGTCAGCATTGCCACGTGGCGGTGGGCACCCGACGAGGTGGATCTCAGCGGTACCCCGGTGCCCGCCGGCAGCCCGGTCTTCGTGTGCCCGGGCGCAGCCAACCGCGACCCCGGGAGGTTCCCCGACCCCGACCGGCTCGACCTCGGCCGCGCGAACGCCGCCAGCCATCTGGCCTTTGGCCACGGGATCCACCGCTGGCTCACGCGGAGGTCGAGATCGTGCTCGGCGTCCTCCTCGAGCGCTTCCCCCGTATGCACCTGA